The following are from one region of the Siniperca chuatsi isolate FFG_IHB_CAS linkage group LG21, ASM2008510v1, whole genome shotgun sequence genome:
- the gtpbp1 gene encoding GTP-binding protein 1 isoform X1, which translates to MASIAVGHEPGISPGSIPLADALVPASIFAPDRGGCGDDAGDECFEDGDMMNGEPEDRAVDFTNKLALVSPNGEQYDSLLRQLRDRMEEGCGETIYVVGMGSDGGDWGLDEKDMEASVATVCSMCEQLDADLIPLRERNEAAGLVRDYLIRRRVGELDFLEVRVAVVGNVDAGKSTLLGVLTHGELDNGRGFARQKLFRHKHEMESGRTSSVGNDILGFDQEGQVVNKPDSHGGSLDWTKICEKSSKVITFIDLAGHEKYLKTTVFGMTGHLPDFCMLMVGSNAGIVGMTKEHLGLALALNVPVFVVVTKIDMCPANILQETLKLLQRLLKSPGCRKIPVLVQNKDNVIVTASNFSSERMCPIFQISNVTGENMDLLKMFLNLLSSRTSYRDDHPAEFQIDDTYSVPGVGTVVSGTTLRGLIRLNDTMLLGPDPLGSFIPIAVKSIHRKRMPVKEVRGGQTASFSLKKIKRSSIRKGMVMVSPRLCPQATWEFEAEILVLHHPTTISPRYQAMVHCGSIRQTATILSMNRDCLRTGDKASVHFRFIKTPEYLHCDQRLVFREGRTKAVGTITKLLQSTNNLPSNSKPPQIKMQSTKKAPLRKEDGTTAAGDDVATIAQTAGSNVTQPGEGDEDPQIKEGNKENKPKSGGGGRRRGGQRHKGKGQNSSTNSTATPSSSGIGGC; encoded by the exons CTGGCACTTGTTAGCCCAAATGGAGAGCAGTATGACTCGTTACTTCGCCAGCTACGGGACAGGATGGAAGAAGGATGCGGAGAGACCATCTATGTGGTTGGGATGGGCTCAG ATGGTGGTGACTGGGGTCTGGATGAGAAGGATATGGAGGCCTCAGTAGCCACAGTGTGCTCTATGTGTGAGCAACTGGATGCTGACCTTATTCCGCTCCGAGAGCGCAATGAGGCTGCTGGTTTGGTACGCGACTATCTGATCCGCCGGCGTGTGGGTGAGCTGGACTTCCTGGAGGTCAG GGTTGCAGTGGTGGGTAACGTGGATGCTGGTAAGAGTACTCTGCTGGGAGTGTTAACGCACGGAGAACTGGACAATGGCAGGGGCTTCGCCCGCCAGAAGCTCTTCAGACACAAGCACGAGATGGAGAGTGGCAGGACCAGCAGTGTGGGCAACGATATCCTGGGGTTTGACCAGGAGGGACAG GTGGTGAACAAACCAGATAGTCATGGAGGAAGCCTGGACTGGACCAAAATCTGTGAGAAGTCGTCCAAAGTCATTACCTTTATAGACCTGGCTGGCCACGAGAAATACCTAAAGACCACTGTGTTTGGCATGACTGGACACCTGCCTGACTTCTGCATGCTCATG GTGGGCAGTAATGCAGGTATCGTAGGGATGACCAAAGAGCACCTGGGTCTGGCCTTAGCCCTGAATGTGCCTGTGTTTGTAGTGGTAACCAAGATAGACATGTGTCCAGCCAACATCCTGCAAG AGACATTGAAGCTGCTCCAGAGGTTACTGAAGTCCCCTGGATGTAGGAAGATCCCTGTCCTGGTACAGAACAAGGACAATGTCATAGTCACGGCTTCAAACTTCAGTTCTGAGAG GATGTGTCCCATCTTTCAGATCTCCAATGTGACTGGAGAGAACATGGACCTGCTCAAGATGTTTCTCAACCTGCTCTCCTCCAGGACCTCCTACCGAGACGACCACCCCGCTGAGTTTCAGATAGACGACACTTACTCTGTTCCG GGAGTGGGAACAGTAGTATCAGGAACAACATTACGTGGACTCATACGTCTGAATGATACAATGCTACTAGGGCCAGACCCCTTGGGCAGCTTCATCCCCATTGCCGTCAAATCAATCCACCGCAAGAGAATGCCTGTGAAGGAGGTTCGAGGTGGCCAGACTGCCTCATTTTCTCTCAAAAAG ATCAAGCGTTCGTCCATAAGGAAAGGCATGGTGATGGTTTCCCCAAGGTTGTGCCCCCAGGCCACTTGGGAGTTTGAGGCTGAGATCCTGGTACTGCATCATCCCACTACGATATCCCCCAGATACCAGGCCATGG TCCACTGTGGCAGCATAAGGCAGACGGCCACCATCTTGTCTATGAACAGAGACTGCTTACGGACAGGGGACAAGGCTTCAGTCCACTTCCGCTTTATCAAAACCCCTGAGTACTTGCACTGCGACCAGAGGCTGGTGTTCAGGGAGGGACGCACCAAGGCTGTGGGTACCATCACTAAG CTGTTGCAATCCACCAATAATTTGCCATCGAATTCCAAACCTCCACAAATCAAAATGCAGTCTACAAAGAAAGCACCACTCCGAAAAGAGGACGGCACCACGGCAGCCGGTGATGATGTAGCAACAATAGCACAGACAGCAGGCTCGAACGTGACTCAACCG ggagagggagatgaagaCCCTCAGATAAAGGAGggcaacaaagaaaacaag CCAAAgtctggaggaggtggaaggagaAGGGGTGGCCAGAGGCACAAAGGAAAAGGCCAGAACAGCAGCACCAACTCCACAGCAACTCCCTCCTCATCAGGAATAGGAGGCTGCTGA
- the gtpbp1 gene encoding GTP-binding protein 1 isoform X2, which yields MASIAVGHEPGISPGSIPLADALVPASIFAPDRGGCGDDAGDECFEDGDMMNGEPEDRAVDFTNKLALVSPNGEQYDSLLRQLRDRMEEGCGETIYVVGMGSDGGDWGLDEKDMEASVATVCSMCEQLDADLIPLRERNEAAGLVRDYLIRRRVGELDFLEVRVAVVGNVDAGKSTLLGVLTHGELDNGRGFARQKLFRHKHEMESGRTSSVGNDILGFDQEGQVVNKPDSHGGSLDWTKICEKSSKVITFIDLAGHEKYLKTTVFGMTGHLPDFCMLMVGSNAGIVGMTKEHLGLALALNVPVFVVVTKIDMCPANILQETLKLLQRLLKSPGCRKIPVLVQNKDNVIVTASNFSSERMCPIFQISNVTGENMDLLKMFLNLLSSRTSYRDDHPAEFQIDDTYSVPGVGTVVSGTTLRGLIRLNDTMLLGPDPLGSFIPIAVKSIHRKRMPVKEVRGGQTASFSLKKIKRSSIRKGMVMVSPRLCPQATWEFEAEILVLHHPTTISPRYQAMVHCGSIRQTATILSMNRDCLRTGDKASVHFRFIKTPEYLHCDQRLVFREGRTKAVGTITKLLQSTNNLPSNSKPPQIKMQSTKKAPLRKEDGTTAAGDDVATIAQTAGSNVTQPPKSGGGGRRRGGQRHKGKGQNSSTNSTATPSSSGIGGC from the exons CTGGCACTTGTTAGCCCAAATGGAGAGCAGTATGACTCGTTACTTCGCCAGCTACGGGACAGGATGGAAGAAGGATGCGGAGAGACCATCTATGTGGTTGGGATGGGCTCAG ATGGTGGTGACTGGGGTCTGGATGAGAAGGATATGGAGGCCTCAGTAGCCACAGTGTGCTCTATGTGTGAGCAACTGGATGCTGACCTTATTCCGCTCCGAGAGCGCAATGAGGCTGCTGGTTTGGTACGCGACTATCTGATCCGCCGGCGTGTGGGTGAGCTGGACTTCCTGGAGGTCAG GGTTGCAGTGGTGGGTAACGTGGATGCTGGTAAGAGTACTCTGCTGGGAGTGTTAACGCACGGAGAACTGGACAATGGCAGGGGCTTCGCCCGCCAGAAGCTCTTCAGACACAAGCACGAGATGGAGAGTGGCAGGACCAGCAGTGTGGGCAACGATATCCTGGGGTTTGACCAGGAGGGACAG GTGGTGAACAAACCAGATAGTCATGGAGGAAGCCTGGACTGGACCAAAATCTGTGAGAAGTCGTCCAAAGTCATTACCTTTATAGACCTGGCTGGCCACGAGAAATACCTAAAGACCACTGTGTTTGGCATGACTGGACACCTGCCTGACTTCTGCATGCTCATG GTGGGCAGTAATGCAGGTATCGTAGGGATGACCAAAGAGCACCTGGGTCTGGCCTTAGCCCTGAATGTGCCTGTGTTTGTAGTGGTAACCAAGATAGACATGTGTCCAGCCAACATCCTGCAAG AGACATTGAAGCTGCTCCAGAGGTTACTGAAGTCCCCTGGATGTAGGAAGATCCCTGTCCTGGTACAGAACAAGGACAATGTCATAGTCACGGCTTCAAACTTCAGTTCTGAGAG GATGTGTCCCATCTTTCAGATCTCCAATGTGACTGGAGAGAACATGGACCTGCTCAAGATGTTTCTCAACCTGCTCTCCTCCAGGACCTCCTACCGAGACGACCACCCCGCTGAGTTTCAGATAGACGACACTTACTCTGTTCCG GGAGTGGGAACAGTAGTATCAGGAACAACATTACGTGGACTCATACGTCTGAATGATACAATGCTACTAGGGCCAGACCCCTTGGGCAGCTTCATCCCCATTGCCGTCAAATCAATCCACCGCAAGAGAATGCCTGTGAAGGAGGTTCGAGGTGGCCAGACTGCCTCATTTTCTCTCAAAAAG ATCAAGCGTTCGTCCATAAGGAAAGGCATGGTGATGGTTTCCCCAAGGTTGTGCCCCCAGGCCACTTGGGAGTTTGAGGCTGAGATCCTGGTACTGCATCATCCCACTACGATATCCCCCAGATACCAGGCCATGG TCCACTGTGGCAGCATAAGGCAGACGGCCACCATCTTGTCTATGAACAGAGACTGCTTACGGACAGGGGACAAGGCTTCAGTCCACTTCCGCTTTATCAAAACCCCTGAGTACTTGCACTGCGACCAGAGGCTGGTGTTCAGGGAGGGACGCACCAAGGCTGTGGGTACCATCACTAAG CTGTTGCAATCCACCAATAATTTGCCATCGAATTCCAAACCTCCACAAATCAAAATGCAGTCTACAAAGAAAGCACCACTCCGAAAAGAGGACGGCACCACGGCAGCCGGTGATGATGTAGCAACAATAGCACAGACAGCAGGCTCGAACGTGACTCAACCG CCAAAgtctggaggaggtggaaggagaAGGGGTGGCCAGAGGCACAAAGGAAAAGGCCAGAACAGCAGCACCAACTCCACAGCAACTCCCTCCTCATCAGGAATAGGAGGCTGCTGA
- the sgsm3 gene encoding small G protein signaling modulator 3 isoform X1, with amino-acid sequence MSGTYTPAPGGPFSALTPSMWPQDILAKYHQKDPSEQPELQYDEFGFRVETEDGRKPRSWLGTEGSPQREDPQQRLRWQAHLEFTHNHTVGDLTWELIDPVLPRSERLRSLVLGGIPHSMRPQLWMRLSGALQKKRTSEISYREIIKNSSNDDTSTAKQIEKDLLRTMPTNACFSSLTSVGVPRLRRVLRSLAWLYPDIGYCQGTGMVASCLLLFLEEEDALWMMCALIEDLLPPSYFSSTLLGVQTDQRVLRQLIVQYLPALDRLLQEHDIELSLITLHWFLTSFASVVDIRLLLRIWDLLFYQGSLVLFQVTLGMLKIKEQELISSENSASIFNTLSDLPSQLRDGPAVLGEAMRLAGTLSQETLEAYRHKHLAYILNEQAQLNNGNNTNLNTNLNKVVRRQSLRRKSTLSSLLFGEDEADALKSKNIKQTELVAALREAITRTAEHFHCLDPRLSSTDLTPDYSMESHQRDHENFLVVSRTRRRRAKALLDFERHDDDELGFRKNDIITIISQKDEHCWVGELNGLRGWFPAKFVEILDERSKEYSLAGDDSVTEAVTDLARGTLCPALKAIFQHGLKKTSILGGPCHPWLFIEEAASREVERDFNSVYSRLVLCKTYRLDEDGKVLTPEELLYRAVQSVNMSHDSAHAQMDVKFRSLVCVGLNEQVLHLWLEVLCSSMAAVEKWYHPWSFLRSPGWVQIKCELRVLSKFAFSLSQDCELPDKKEEKEQRPLKEGVQDMLVKHHLFSWDIDG; translated from the exons ATGTCAG GTACCTACACACCAGCCCCTGGTGGGCCATTCTCTGCTCTCACCCCAAGCATGTGGCCCCAGGACATTTTGGCCAAGTACCATCAA AAAGACCCCTCAGAACAGCCTGAACTCCAATATGATGAGTTTGGCTTCAGAGTGGAAACTGAAG ATGGTAGGAAGCCCAGGTCCTGGCTGGGCACTGAAGGCTCACCCCAACGGGAAGACCCCCAGCAGCGATTGCGCTGGCAAGCCCACTTGGAGTTCACCCACAACCACACAGTGGGTGACCTGACCTGGGAGCTCATTGATCCCGTTCTTCCACGCTCTGAGCGTCTGCGTTCCCTGGTGCTAGGTGGCATACCTCACAGCATGAGGCCACAG CTATGGATGCGTCTGTCTGGagcactgcagaagaagaggacctCTGAGATCTCTTACAGAGAAATCATTAAGAACAGTTCCAATGATGACACCTCCACAGCTAAACAG ATAGAGAAGGACCTGTTACGGACTATGCCAACCAATGCGTGTTTCAGTAGTCTGACCAGTGTTGGAGTGCCGAGGCTGAGACGGGTCCTGAGGAGCCTGGCCTGGCTCTACCCAGACATTGGGTACTGTCAGGGCACTGGCATG GTGGcttcctgtctgctgctctttCTTGAGGAGGAGGATGCACTATGGATGATGTGTGCCCTGATTGAAGACCTCCTTCCTCCGTCTTACTTTTCCTCCACTTTGCTGGGCGTCCAAACGGACCAGAGGGTTCTCCGCCAGCTCATTGTTCAGTACCTGCCAGCCCTCGACCGCCTTCTGCAGGAGCATGACATAG AGTTGTCGCTTATCACACTGCATTGGTTCCTGACATCATTTGCAAGTGTGGTGGACATCCGTCTGCTCCTTAGGATCTGGGACCTGCTCTTCTACCAGGGCTCATTGGTGCTCTTTCAGGTCACCCTGGGCATGCTCAAGATCAAG GAGCAGGAGCTCATATCATCTGAGAACTCTGCATCCATTTTTAATACTCTGTCGGACTTGCCAAGCCAGCTGAGAGATGGGCCTGCAGTTCTCGGGGAGGCTATGAGGCTAGCAGGGACACTATCCCAGGAAACGCTGGAAGCCTACCGACATAAGCACCTAGCCTACATTCTAAATGAACAGGCACAGCTCAACAATGGAAACAACACCAATCTCAACACCAATCTCAACAAG GTGGTGAGGAGACAGTCGCTGCGCAGGAAGTCCACCCTGAGCTCCCTGCTGTTTGGGGAAGATGAGGCAGATGCCCTGAAATCCAAGAACATTAAGCAGACAGAGCTGGTGGCAGCCCTGCGAGAGGCCATAACCCGCACAGCAGAGCACTTCCACTGTCTTGACCCACGTCTCTCTAGCACT GACCTGACTCCTGACTACTCCATGGAGAGCCACCAGCGGGATCATGAAAACTTTCTTGTGGTGTCTCGCACCAGACGGAGACGGGCAAAGGCTTTGCTGGACTTTGAGCGACATGATGACGATGAACTGGGCTTCAGGAAGAATGACATCATCACT atcATCTCACAGAAGGATGAACACTGTTGGGTTGGAGAGCTCAATGGCCTTAGAG GTTGGTTTCCGGCAAAGTTTGTGGAGATCCTAGATGAAAGAAGCAAAGAG TATTCATTAGCAGGTGATGACTCTGTGACAGAGGCAGTGACAGACTTGGCCAGGGGTACACTGTGTCCGGCCCTAAAGGCCATCTTTCAGCACGGTCTCAAGAAAACATCTATACTGGGAGGGCCTTGTCACCCTTGGTTATTCATAGAAGAG GCGGCCagtagagaggtagagagagactTCAACTCGGTCTACTCCAGACTGGTGCTGTGTAAAACCTACAG GTTAGATGAAGATGGGAAAGTGTTAACACCAGAGGAGCTGCTGTACAGA GCGGTGCAGTCAGTAAACATGAGCCACGACTCGGCACATGCTCAAATGGATGTCAAGTTTAGGTCTCTTGTCTGTGTCGGCCTCAA TGAGCAGGTGCTGCACCTATGGTTGGAGGTGTTGTGCTCCAGCATGGCTGCTGTAGAAAAATGGTATCATCCATGGTCATTCCTTCGCAGTCCCGGATGGGTACAGATCAAGTGTGAGCTCAG GGTCCTATCAAAATTTGCCTTCAGCCTCTCCCAAGATTGTGAGCTACCTGACAAGAAAGAG GAGAAGGAGCAGAGACCACTGAAAGAGGGAGTGCAGGATATGTTGGTGAAACACCACCTCTTCAGCTGGGACATTGATGGCTAA
- the sgsm3 gene encoding small G protein signaling modulator 3 isoform X2: protein MSGTYTPAPGGPFSALTPSMWPQDILAKYHQKDPSEQPELQYDEFGFRVETEDGRKPRSWLGTEGSPQREDPQQRLRWQAHLEFTHNHTVGDLTWELIDPVLPRSERLRSLVLGGIPHSMRPQLWMRLSGALQKKRTSEISYREIIKNSSNDDTSTAKQIEKDLLRTMPTNACFSSLTSVGVPRLRRVLRSLAWLYPDIGYCQGTGMVASCLLLFLEEEDALWMMCALIEDLLPPSYFSSTLLGVQTDQRVLRQLIVQYLPALDRLLQEHDIELSLITLHWFLTSFASVVDIRLLLRIWDLLFYQGSLVLFQVTLGMLKIKEQELISSENSASIFNTLSDLPSQLRDGPAVLGEAMRLAGTLSQETLEAYRHKHLAYILNEQAQLNNGNNTNLNTNLNKVVRRQSLRRKSTLSSLLFGEDEADALKSKNIKQTELVAALREAITRTAEHFHCLDPRLSSTDLTPDYSMESHQRDHENFLVVSRTRRRRAKALLDFERHDDDELGFRKNDIITIISQKDEHCWVGELNGLRGWFPAKFVEILDERSKEYSLAGDDSVTEAVTDLARGTLCPALKAIFQHGLKKTSILGGPCHPWLFIEEAASREVERDFNSVYSRLVLCKTYRLDEDGKVLTPEELLYRAVQSVNMSHDSAHAQMDVKFRSLVCVGLNEQVLHLWLEVLCSSMAAVEKWYHPWSFLRSPGWVQIKCELRVLSKFAFSLSQDCELPDKKEKPDILKAEVMDVLVQHHLFSWDL from the exons ATGTCAG GTACCTACACACCAGCCCCTGGTGGGCCATTCTCTGCTCTCACCCCAAGCATGTGGCCCCAGGACATTTTGGCCAAGTACCATCAA AAAGACCCCTCAGAACAGCCTGAACTCCAATATGATGAGTTTGGCTTCAGAGTGGAAACTGAAG ATGGTAGGAAGCCCAGGTCCTGGCTGGGCACTGAAGGCTCACCCCAACGGGAAGACCCCCAGCAGCGATTGCGCTGGCAAGCCCACTTGGAGTTCACCCACAACCACACAGTGGGTGACCTGACCTGGGAGCTCATTGATCCCGTTCTTCCACGCTCTGAGCGTCTGCGTTCCCTGGTGCTAGGTGGCATACCTCACAGCATGAGGCCACAG CTATGGATGCGTCTGTCTGGagcactgcagaagaagaggacctCTGAGATCTCTTACAGAGAAATCATTAAGAACAGTTCCAATGATGACACCTCCACAGCTAAACAG ATAGAGAAGGACCTGTTACGGACTATGCCAACCAATGCGTGTTTCAGTAGTCTGACCAGTGTTGGAGTGCCGAGGCTGAGACGGGTCCTGAGGAGCCTGGCCTGGCTCTACCCAGACATTGGGTACTGTCAGGGCACTGGCATG GTGGcttcctgtctgctgctctttCTTGAGGAGGAGGATGCACTATGGATGATGTGTGCCCTGATTGAAGACCTCCTTCCTCCGTCTTACTTTTCCTCCACTTTGCTGGGCGTCCAAACGGACCAGAGGGTTCTCCGCCAGCTCATTGTTCAGTACCTGCCAGCCCTCGACCGCCTTCTGCAGGAGCATGACATAG AGTTGTCGCTTATCACACTGCATTGGTTCCTGACATCATTTGCAAGTGTGGTGGACATCCGTCTGCTCCTTAGGATCTGGGACCTGCTCTTCTACCAGGGCTCATTGGTGCTCTTTCAGGTCACCCTGGGCATGCTCAAGATCAAG GAGCAGGAGCTCATATCATCTGAGAACTCTGCATCCATTTTTAATACTCTGTCGGACTTGCCAAGCCAGCTGAGAGATGGGCCTGCAGTTCTCGGGGAGGCTATGAGGCTAGCAGGGACACTATCCCAGGAAACGCTGGAAGCCTACCGACATAAGCACCTAGCCTACATTCTAAATGAACAGGCACAGCTCAACAATGGAAACAACACCAATCTCAACACCAATCTCAACAAG GTGGTGAGGAGACAGTCGCTGCGCAGGAAGTCCACCCTGAGCTCCCTGCTGTTTGGGGAAGATGAGGCAGATGCCCTGAAATCCAAGAACATTAAGCAGACAGAGCTGGTGGCAGCCCTGCGAGAGGCCATAACCCGCACAGCAGAGCACTTCCACTGTCTTGACCCACGTCTCTCTAGCACT GACCTGACTCCTGACTACTCCATGGAGAGCCACCAGCGGGATCATGAAAACTTTCTTGTGGTGTCTCGCACCAGACGGAGACGGGCAAAGGCTTTGCTGGACTTTGAGCGACATGATGACGATGAACTGGGCTTCAGGAAGAATGACATCATCACT atcATCTCACAGAAGGATGAACACTGTTGGGTTGGAGAGCTCAATGGCCTTAGAG GTTGGTTTCCGGCAAAGTTTGTGGAGATCCTAGATGAAAGAAGCAAAGAG TATTCATTAGCAGGTGATGACTCTGTGACAGAGGCAGTGACAGACTTGGCCAGGGGTACACTGTGTCCGGCCCTAAAGGCCATCTTTCAGCACGGTCTCAAGAAAACATCTATACTGGGAGGGCCTTGTCACCCTTGGTTATTCATAGAAGAG GCGGCCagtagagaggtagagagagactTCAACTCGGTCTACTCCAGACTGGTGCTGTGTAAAACCTACAG GTTAGATGAAGATGGGAAAGTGTTAACACCAGAGGAGCTGCTGTACAGA GCGGTGCAGTCAGTAAACATGAGCCACGACTCGGCACATGCTCAAATGGATGTCAAGTTTAGGTCTCTTGTCTGTGTCGGCCTCAA TGAGCAGGTGCTGCACCTATGGTTGGAGGTGTTGTGCTCCAGCATGGCTGCTGTAGAAAAATGGTATCATCCATGGTCATTCCTTCGCAGTCCCGGATGGGTACAGATCAAGTGTGAGCTCAG GGTCCTATCAAAATTTGCCTTCAGCCTCTCCCAAGATTGTGAGCTACCTGACAAGAAAGAG AAGCCTGATATTCTGAAAGCAGAAGTTATGGATGTGCTGGTTCAGCATCACCTCTTTAGTTGGGACCTCTAG